DNA from Bordetella genomosp. 13:
GCCGGCCGAGCGTTCGATGCCGCCCAGGAACCCGTGCACCCGCTGGACGTTCTGCGCGGCTTCCTGCACCTTGTGCGTCAAAGACGCCATGCCGCCGGCGGCGCGTTCGGCCTGCTCGGCGATCTCGCGCACCATGGCGCCGATGTCGTCGGTGGCTTCCTTGGTGCGCAGCGCCAGTTGACGCACTTCGCTGGCCACCACCGCGAACCCGCGGCCATGCTCGCCCGCGCGCGCCGCCTCGATGGCCGCGTTCAGCGCCAGCAGGTTGGTGCGCATGGCGATTTCGTTGATGGTGGCGGTGATGCCGTGGATGTGCCGGGACTTGTCCTGCAGGTCTTCCATCAGCGCGCTGGACTGCTGCGCGTCCTGGCGCGCCTGGTCGATCAGGCGCCACCCCTGGTCGACCTCGGCCCGACCCGCCACGCTCTGTTCGCGCACCTCGGCGGCGATGCGCGAGGCCTCGGCGGCGCTCTGCGCGATCTGTTCGGTGCTCTGCGCGGTGTCGGCCGCGCGGGCCGCGATGTGCTCGGTGGCCTGCAGGTCGCGATCCACCTGTTTCTTGATGGCGTCGATGAAGTGCGAGGTCTCGGCCGCCCCGATGACGATATGGTCCACCTCGGCGCCGGCGCGCTCCAGCCGGTGGGTGTCGTCGCGGCGGCGGTATGGGTCCCACAGCCGCCAGGCCGCCAGCGCGGTGATGGCGGCAAGCGCCGCGGGCAGCAAGGCCTGCGGCGTGGCGGGTCCGGCCGCGGCGGCGACGATGACGCCGACCAGCGCGCAGGCAGCGCCCACGGCCAGGCTTCGGATGGTGCTATGGCCTATTGCTGTCACTCGTACTCCCCTCCCAGGAACTTCGATCGCTGCAACAGGTGCGCGGCGCGAGGCCGCGTCTCGTTATACGGCGGCATGACGCATGCATGCATGCCGGGCCGCCGGGTGGAGGAGGTTTTATCGCAATTGCGAGGGCCGCGCCATTCGCGGTAATCCCGGCCTTGTTTTCGGTCCGGTCGCGTCCGCGTCCTAGCGCCGGGGTTCGGCCAGCGTTCCGTGGGGCAACCGGCTGCAGTGCGCGTGGATGTCGCCGGGCAGCGTGAACCATACCTGGTCGCGCTGCGGATGGTTCGCGATGTAGTGCAGGGCG
Protein-coding regions in this window:
- a CDS encoding methyl-accepting chemotaxis protein — translated: MTAIGHSTIRSLAVGAACALVGVIVAAAAGPATPQALLPAALAAITALAAWRLWDPYRRRDDTHRLERAGAEVDHIVIGAAETSHFIDAIKKQVDRDLQATEHIAARAADTAQSTEQIAQSAAEASRIAAEVREQSVAGRAEVDQGWRLIDQARQDAQQSSALMEDLQDKSRHIHGITATINEIAMRTNLLALNAAIEAARAGEHGRGFAVVASEVRQLALRTKEATDDIGAMVREIAEQAERAAGGMASLTHKVQEAAQNVQRVHGFLGGIERSAGVSQDAVQQIADASHEHVTTTRAISKAVSHIRDGMVATHAELPRATQSAMQLSERGETLLAVLAELAVRTAHDPVREAAQRAARAVGELFERAIAEGRITEAALFDRRYVPIPGTDPVKHSSAFDAYTDQALPPIQEGLLEDMPWLAYAGAVDDRGYFPTHNRKFSQPLTGDYEHDLVHNRTKRIFTDRTGSRCGSNTRPFLLQTYKRDTGEVMHDLSAPIYVNGRHWGGFRIGYRSAETPRPAGATLIAASPSAARAPASPGARSA